Proteins encoded in a region of the Vicia villosa cultivar HV-30 ecotype Madison, WI linkage group LG5, Vvil1.0, whole genome shotgun sequence genome:
- the LOC131601491 gene encoding arginase, mitochondrial-like, which translates to MMSIVARRAFKQTLARATREIDASPSLLQGANCKMMSSIAALGSNFSQAQERAAKLTKDGQDSAIHAALTYLKEKAKLKGETAGSLYGGAIATSTLLGVPLGHNGSYHEGATFAPPLVRAAIWDDSTNSTTEEGKNLIDPRVFADVGDIPIQDIRNLGVSEERIMNFISDSVKIVMDHAPLRPLIVGGDHSISYPVVRAVSEKLGGPVDILHFDAHPDLYENFDDNYYSHASPFARIMEGKYAKRLVQVGVRSINVEGRQQGEKYGVEIHEMRNFAKDRDYLENLTLGTGEGVKGVYVSIDVDSLDPGFAPGVSHIESGGLSFRDILNILHNLKGNIVGGDVVEYNPQRDVSNKMTALVTAKLVRELAAKMSK; encoded by the exons ATGATGTCAATTGTAGCTCGCAGAGCCTTTAAGCAGACACTAGCCAGAGCAACTCGGGAGATAGATGCTTCACCTTCACTTCTTCAAGGAGCAAATTGTAAA ATGATGTCAAGTATAGCAGCATTAGGCTCCAATTTCTCCCAAGCTCAAGAAAGAGCAGCTAAATTGACAAAAGATGGTCAAGATAGTGCCATCCATGCAGCACTTACATATCTTAAAGAAAAAGCAAAGCTTAAG GGTGAAACTGCGGGTTCTCTTTATGGCGGTGCTATAGCAACTTCAACTCTTCTTGGAGTGCCTTTGGGACACAATGGGTCATATCATGAAGGCGCCACATTTGCTCCTCCTCTCGTTAGGGCGGCCATTTGGGATGACAGCACAAACTCAACAACTGAAGAAG GCAAGAATTTAATTGACCCGCGCGTGTTTGCTGATGTTGGTGATATTCCTATCCAAGATATACGAAATTTAGGAGTCAGTGAAGAGAGAATAATGAATTTTATTAGCGACTCTGTCAAGATAGTGATGGATCAT GCTCCATTGCGTCCCTTAATTGTGGGAGGTGATCACTCAATATCATATCCTGTTGTTAGAGCTGTCTCGGAGAAACTTGGAGGACCAGTTGATATTCTTCATTTTGATGCACATCCAGATCTCTATGAAAactttgatgataattattattcaCATGCTTCACCCTTTGCTCGAATCATGGAGGGTAAATATGCGAAACGACTAGTGCAG GTTGGTGTACGATCAATAAATGTTGAAGGAAGACAACAAGGCGAAAAATATGGAGTAGAAATACATGAAATGAGAAATTTTGCAAAAGATCGCGACTATTTAGAGAATTTG ACACTTGGTACGGGTGAAGGTGTAAAAGGTGTATATGTATCAATAGATGTTGATTCTCTTGATCCAGGCTTTGCTCCAGGTGTGTCTCATATTGAATCTGGAGGTCTTTCTTTCAGAGATATTCTAAACATTCTTCACAATCTCAAAGGTAATATTGTTGGTGGAGATGTTGTTGAGTACAATCCACAACGTGATGTTTCTAATAAGATGACTGCACTTGTTACTGCTAAGTTGGTCCGAGAATTGGCTGCAAAGATGTCCAAGTGA